One genomic segment of uncultured Desulfobacter sp. includes these proteins:
- the ilvC gene encoding ketol-acid reductoisomerase, with the protein MGTNYFNTLPLRLQLEELSQCRFMDPSEFNGVEALKGKKIVIVGCGSQGLHQGLNLRDSGLDVSYTLREAAISGKRQSWKNATENGFAVGTYEQMLPTADLVINLTPDKQHSNVIESVMPLMKKDACLSYSHGFNIVEEGMQIREDLTVIMVAPKSPGTEVREEYKRGFGVPTLIAVHRENDPRGEGFELAKAYAAGTGGHKAGVLQSSFVAEVKSDLMGEQTILCGVLQTGALLCYDKMIEGGMDEGYASKLVQYGWETVTEALKHGGVTNMMDRLSNPAKIKAFELSEQLKELWTPLYNKHMDDIMTGYFSKTMMEDWANDDANLLKWRDQTQDTAFEKSNSQDADIPEQEYFDNGILMVAMIKAGVELAFDTMVSAGIIAESAYYESLHEVPLISNLIARKKLYEMNVVISDTAEYGCYLFAHTAVPLLKDFMAGLDTDVIGKGLALEDNSVDNIRLIQVNDAIRNHPVEIVGKKLRGYMGAMKALR; encoded by the coding sequence ATGGGCACCAACTATTTTAACACTCTGCCATTACGGCTGCAACTTGAAGAACTGTCCCAGTGCCGGTTCATGGACCCTTCGGAATTTAACGGGGTCGAGGCACTTAAGGGGAAAAAAATTGTGATTGTGGGATGCGGGTCCCAGGGGCTGCACCAGGGCCTGAATTTAAGGGACAGCGGCCTGGACGTGTCCTATACGTTAAGGGAAGCCGCTATTTCCGGAAAACGGCAGTCCTGGAAAAATGCCACGGAGAACGGCTTTGCCGTAGGTACATATGAACAGATGCTGCCCACAGCCGATCTGGTCATCAACCTGACCCCGGACAAACAGCACTCCAATGTCATTGAATCCGTCATGCCTTTGATGAAAAAAGATGCCTGCCTTTCCTATTCCCACGGGTTTAATATTGTTGAAGAGGGTATGCAGATCAGAGAAGACCTCACCGTTATCATGGTGGCCCCCAAATCCCCGGGTACCGAAGTGAGAGAAGAGTACAAAAGAGGCTTTGGCGTGCCTACTCTGATTGCCGTGCATCGGGAAAACGATCCCAGAGGTGAGGGTTTTGAACTTGCCAAAGCCTATGCGGCCGGTACCGGCGGTCACAAGGCCGGTGTTTTACAGTCCTCATTTGTGGCTGAAGTGAAATCGGATCTCATGGGCGAGCAGACCATTTTATGCGGGGTGCTGCAGACCGGGGCGCTGCTGTGCTATGACAAGATGATTGAAGGCGGTATGGATGAAGGGTACGCATCCAAGCTGGTTCAGTATGGCTGGGAAACCGTGACCGAAGCCCTGAAACACGGTGGTGTCACCAACATGATGGACAGGCTGTCCAATCCGGCTAAAATCAAGGCCTTTGAATTAAGCGAGCAGCTTAAAGAACTCTGGACACCTCTGTACAACAAGCACATGGACGACATCATGACAGGTTATTTTTCAAAAACCATGATGGAAGACTGGGCCAATGATGATGCCAACTTGCTTAAATGGCGGGATCAGACCCAGGATACGGCTTTTGAAAAATCGAATTCCCAGGACGCAGACATCCCGGAACAGGAATATTTTGACAACGGCATTCTCATGGTAGCCATGATCAAGGCGGGCGTGGAGTTAGCCTTTGATACCATGGTGTCAGCCGGTATTATTGCGGAGTCCGCTTATTATGAATCCCTGCATGAGGTGCCCCTGATCTCAAACCTCATTGCCAGGAAAAAACTGTATGAAATGAACGTGGTCATTTCAGATACTGCGGAATACGGTTGTTATCTGTTTGCCCATACTGCGGTTCCCCTGCTTAAAGATTTCATGGCAGGCCTTGATACCGATGTAATCGGCAAAGGCCTGGCTCTTGAAGACAACAGCGTGGACAACATCCGCCTGATCCAGGTCAACGATGCTATCCGGAATCATCCTGTGGAAATTGTGGGTAAAAAACTGCGTGGCTATATGGGGGCTATGAAAGCCCTGCGTTAA
- a CDS encoding protein kinase: MTSKNSKYIGKYKINAFLGSGTMGRVYRVTIPVLEKTAALKLFTPSRALNKKVGLTCLREQFIHEAAVIANILHPNVVGIWSLEETANELFYLMEYYCRNLGQLIGESYWADRPSRKVSVDKACHYLSQIIEGLCRLHEADIIHRDIKPFNIMIADTGTVKIVDFGLSKRRGEKQILSAEKLTIGTPFYSAPEQIDSPETVDQRADLYSAGVILYRMVTGHLPDKNPALPSELNAQLDRNCDRFILKAIAPYPDDRFQTADAMSEELKSFFALYKDAKQGECVAPDDIFQEKETAPRIKPTLPIRSESSRILAKDARTVFNLDDLHQPLVFVENAFQKINDTTVIDHTTNLIWQQSGSRYPMMWDQAQRYIRMLSESEFGGRQNWRMPTINEILSLVNPMHDDDFCMEPVFSPDQKWLWSSDARSKKAVWTVDAQMGFVNCSDLFDYNFVKGVCSVE; this comes from the coding sequence ATGACCAGTAAAAATAGCAAATATATCGGTAAATATAAGATCAACGCATTTCTCGGCAGTGGCACCATGGGCCGGGTTTATCGGGTCACCATCCCGGTGCTTGAAAAAACGGCAGCTTTAAAATTGTTCACCCCCAGCCGGGCGTTGAATAAAAAGGTCGGTTTAACATGCCTCAGAGAGCAGTTTATTCATGAGGCAGCGGTGATTGCAAATATCCTGCATCCTAATGTGGTGGGCATCTGGAGTCTTGAAGAAACAGCAAATGAATTGTTTTACCTGATGGAATATTACTGCCGGAATCTAGGCCAACTCATTGGAGAATCCTATTGGGCGGACAGGCCCTCCAGAAAGGTGTCCGTTGACAAAGCCTGCCATTACCTGTCCCAGATTATTGAAGGGCTTTGCCGCTTGCACGAGGCGGATATCATTCACCGGGATATAAAACCCTTTAATATCATGATCGCAGATACGGGAACGGTGAAGATTGTTGATTTTGGTCTTTCCAAACGAAGGGGTGAGAAACAAATTCTTAGTGCAGAGAAACTTACCATCGGCACTCCGTTTTATAGTGCTCCGGAACAGATTGATTCTCCTGAAACCGTGGATCAAAGAGCAGATCTGTATTCGGCCGGGGTGATCCTTTACCGGATGGTAACAGGTCATCTGCCCGATAAAAATCCAGCCCTGCCCAGTGAATTAAATGCGCAATTGGATCGTAACTGTGACCGGTTTATTCTCAAGGCGATTGCCCCTTATCCAGATGACCGGTTTCAGACAGCGGACGCAATGTCAGAGGAATTAAAGTCATTTTTTGCATTATATAAAGATGCCAAGCAGGGGGAATGTGTTGCGCCGGATGATATTTTTCAGGAAAAAGAGACGGCTCCCCGGATTAAACCCACGCTTCCCATCAGATCCGAATCGTCCAGAATACTTGCAAAAGACGCCAGGACGGTTTTCAATCTGGATGATCTGCACCAGCCATTGGTCTTTGTTGAAAATGCGTTTCAAAAAATCAATGATACCACGGTTATAGACCATACCACCAATTTGATCTGGCAGCAATCCGGTTCCCGCTATCCCATGATGTGGGATCAGGCCCAACGTTATATCCGGATGCTGTCCGAATCCGAATTCGGCGGACGCCAAAATTGGCGCATGCCCACCATCAACGAGATACTGTCACTGGTAAACCCAATGCATGATGACGATTTCTGTATGGAGCCTGTATTCTCACCCGATCAAAAGTGGCTCTGGAGCAGTGATGCTCGTTCAAAAAAAGCTGTCTGGACCGTGGATGCTCAAATGGGATTTGTGAACTGCAGCGATCTTTTTGATTATAATTTTGTCAAAGGGGTCTGCTCCGTAGAATAA
- a CDS encoding DUF1007 family protein: MPRPNWHFQLLLAFLIVLFPFPGIPHPHVFISQRTGFVFDDKGLAGFKVNWTFDEMFSVMISEDFDSDHNQALDAKEVAVIKEKAFGYIAPYNYYIHVRIDGKPFDVKFIKAFNAWLDNGTVCYEFFIPCHVTAVDMPKQVVLSPYDPEYYSDIYFPDRAPLNMENADAFSIEIHTARDQANLIYYDTVNPMAIFLTFKRK; the protein is encoded by the coding sequence ATGCCCCGACCCAATTGGCATTTTCAGCTTTTACTTGCTTTTTTAATTGTCCTGTTCCCCTTTCCCGGGATACCCCATCCCCATGTATTCATTTCCCAGCGCACCGGTTTTGTTTTTGATGATAAGGGCCTGGCCGGTTTCAAGGTGAACTGGACCTTTGACGAGATGTTTTCCGTAATGATCAGCGAGGATTTTGATTCAGACCATAACCAGGCTCTGGATGCCAAAGAAGTGGCGGTGATTAAGGAAAAAGCCTTTGGTTATATTGCTCCGTACAATTATTACATCCATGTCAGAATAGACGGGAAGCCCTTTGACGTGAAGTTCATCAAAGCGTTTAATGCATGGCTTGATAATGGAACTGTCTGTTATGAATTTTTCATCCCCTGCCATGTCACTGCTGTGGATATGCCCAAGCAGGTCGTATTGTCGCCCTATGATCCGGAATACTATTCCGATATCTATTTTCCGGATAGGGCGCCTTTGAACATGGAAAATGCAGATGCCTTTTCCATTGAGATACACACAGCCAGGGACCAAGCGAACCTGATTTACTATGATACAGTAAATCCCATGGCAATTTTTCTTACGTTTAAACGAAAATAA
- a CDS encoding IS4 family transposase: MSEPVPFPVNVPDRVDNLKEFKLILVTSQEHLRIWNELMINEHPLGAGPLVGRQLRYLIDSPHGWLGGLGFASAALQLADRDKWIGWDADERQSHLDLVVGMSRFLIRPSVHCHNLASKALAMSMAVLPVDFEQRYGYKPCLIESFVDTDQFSGTCYRAANWIEVGKTKGRGRQDRFNESSLSRKAIYVYPVEKEFRGRMGLSADAGFSALSPDQGLESDHWAENEFGGAPLGDARLSKRLVSVAQEKAEMPSRAYSGVAKGDWPKVKGYYRMIDQPETSAVNMTNILAPHRERTIRRMMGQRTVLCIQDGSDLNYTNLDRCEGLGELVANQTGAKRRGLYMHSTLAVAPNGLPLGVLRSQCIVPKGKSQEEKRPTYAIPIEEKKTFSWIEHHRDLVSLSARLHQTRLVHVCDREADFFEMFDEQRRNSSVDLLVRAKHNRNITEEPFKLFEGVRKAPVSSVIQIHIPRKSARPKKSKQKASPARPERMADLTIRYMHVSLPPAHYHSGKKPIELWIVHALEENPPANAKPIEWFLLTTMKISSAEKAKQCLRWYVLRWRIEDWHRVLKSGCHIEDLQHKTVERLRRAIAINLVIGWRIMLMTLMGRETPDLPAEVIFSDIELKTLRAYAKKNN, encoded by the coding sequence ATGTCAGAGCCGGTTCCTTTTCCTGTGAATGTTCCCGATCGTGTAGATAACCTCAAAGAGTTTAAGCTGATATTAGTGACCAGCCAGGAGCATCTACGAATCTGGAACGAACTGATGATTAACGAGCATCCTTTGGGGGCGGGGCCTCTGGTTGGACGACAATTGCGTTACCTTATCGATTCACCCCACGGCTGGCTCGGCGGTTTGGGGTTTGCTTCGGCCGCCCTGCAACTGGCCGACCGTGATAAGTGGATCGGCTGGGATGCCGATGAGCGGCAGTCGCATCTGGATCTGGTGGTGGGAATGAGTCGTTTTCTGATTCGTCCGAGTGTGCATTGTCACAACCTGGCCTCCAAAGCACTGGCCATGAGCATGGCGGTTCTGCCAGTCGATTTCGAGCAGCGATATGGATACAAGCCCTGCCTGATAGAGAGTTTTGTAGATACCGATCAATTTTCCGGTACGTGCTACAGGGCGGCGAACTGGATCGAAGTTGGAAAGACCAAGGGACGGGGCAGGCAGGATCGCTTTAACGAATCGAGTCTGAGCAGGAAAGCAATCTATGTATACCCCGTCGAAAAAGAATTCAGAGGGCGAATGGGACTATCCGCCGATGCCGGCTTCAGTGCCCTGAGCCCGGATCAGGGATTGGAAAGTGACCATTGGGCGGAAAATGAATTCGGCGGAGCCCCCCTTGGGGATGCCCGTTTGAGTAAGAGACTTGTGAGTGTTGCACAAGAAAAAGCAGAAATGCCGAGTCGCGCTTACAGCGGCGTGGCCAAGGGAGATTGGCCCAAAGTCAAAGGCTATTACCGCATGATTGACCAGCCGGAAACGTCGGCGGTAAACATGACCAACATCCTGGCGCCCCATCGCGAGCGCACCATTAGGCGAATGATGGGGCAAAGGACCGTGCTTTGCATCCAGGACGGCAGTGATTTGAATTACACCAACCTCGACAGGTGTGAAGGACTGGGGGAACTTGTGGCCAACCAGACCGGCGCAAAGAGGCGAGGGCTGTATATGCACTCCACGCTCGCGGTTGCTCCCAACGGGTTGCCTCTGGGAGTTCTACGTTCCCAATGTATTGTACCCAAAGGTAAATCTCAGGAGGAAAAGCGTCCGACTTACGCCATACCGATCGAAGAAAAAAAGACGTTCTCCTGGATTGAACATCATCGTGATCTGGTATCGCTGTCCGCCAGGCTGCACCAGACGCGACTGGTTCACGTTTGCGACCGGGAAGCAGACTTTTTTGAGATGTTCGACGAGCAGCGCCGCAATTCCAGTGTAGATTTGCTGGTACGCGCCAAGCATAACCGTAACATTACCGAAGAACCGTTCAAACTCTTTGAGGGTGTTCGTAAAGCACCCGTTTCAAGTGTAATTCAAATCCACATTCCGAGAAAAAGCGCCAGGCCAAAGAAAAGCAAACAAAAGGCCAGCCCTGCTCGGCCTGAACGTATGGCGGATCTGACAATACGGTATATGCACGTCAGTTTGCCTCCGGCTCACTACCACAGCGGCAAGAAACCCATTGAACTGTGGATTGTTCATGCCTTGGAAGAAAATCCGCCGGCTAATGCTAAGCCGATCGAGTGGTTCTTGCTGACAACAATGAAGATATCATCGGCTGAAAAGGCCAAGCAGTGTTTGCGCTGGTATGTTCTGCGCTGGCGCATTGAAGACTGGCACAGGGTGCTCAAGTCCGGTTGTCATATCGAAGATCTCCAACACAAAACCGTCGAACGTCTGCGCAGGGCGATAGCCATTAACCTGGTCATTGGCTGGCGAATCATGCTGATGACTCTCATGGGTAGAGAAACTCCGGATCTACCTGCAGAAGTAATTTTCTCAGATATCGAATTGAAAACCTTGCGGGCCTACGCTAAAAAAAACAATTGA
- a CDS encoding NAD(P)/FAD-dependent oxidoreductase, protein MSQKKLLPSGVILQRDGKTFAARITPPSGKLSARDLEKMAELVRAYEVPMVKLTSGQRIGFYGLSREKIHALCDAMPFRTGGHYIQACPGTTWCKFGKQDAMGLAQILEEKWGSFPTPAKIKLGISGCTFSCAESRVRDIGFIGTPKGWRMFVGGNSGMKPRFGDELARELSTQKAIDLCQKFITFYCETAPAKRRTSRFVEKIGIQTIKEKLGLQL, encoded by the coding sequence ATGTCACAAAAAAAACTCCTTCCCTCCGGTGTAATCCTGCAACGGGACGGTAAAACATTTGCTGCCCGCATTACGCCTCCTTCCGGAAAACTAAGTGCCCGTGATTTGGAAAAAATGGCTGAACTTGTTAGAGCCTATGAGGTGCCGATGGTGAAGTTGACCTCGGGACAGCGCATTGGATTTTACGGACTCAGCAGGGAAAAAATTCATGCCCTGTGCGACGCCATGCCATTCAGAACCGGTGGACACTATATCCAGGCTTGTCCGGGGACAACGTGGTGTAAATTTGGCAAGCAGGATGCCATGGGACTTGCCCAAATCCTTGAGGAAAAATGGGGATCATTTCCAACACCGGCCAAAATCAAATTAGGCATTTCCGGCTGCACCTTTAGCTGCGCCGAATCCCGCGTCCGGGACATCGGATTCATCGGCACCCCCAAAGGCTGGCGCATGTTTGTGGGGGGTAATTCCGGCATGAAACCCAGATTCGGTGATGAACTGGCAAGAGAACTGTCCACGCAAAAAGCCATTGACCTTTGCCAAAAATTTATCACCTTTTACTGTGAAACAGCCCCGGCAAAAAGAAGAACCTCCCGTTTTGTTGAAAAAATAGGGATCCAAACCATCAAAGAAAAATTAGGTCTTCAGCTTTAA
- a CDS encoding branched-chain amino acid ABC transporter substrate-binding protein gives MGKGQGKVANLGREQVRGFELALEDRGGEIFGRKVAIQTEDTGCSPEGGANAVLKIIADPQHIAVFGTTCSGAAAAASKAVSAAGLVMISGNNSAPFLTSVGGKPAPDFHEGYFRTAPNEENAGKAAATYAYNYLKVKKAAVINDGDIYTRGLTQGFCAAFEALGGEIVLDTSVNKGDKEMAPVLTAVLNAGAGLLFFPLFQPEGNHILFQARKMTGFKNVVLMSDGALIDRSFLDAAGEQARGMYFVGPASPNGSKVAQLEEKYIAAYETTPSVLYYLSAYDAAELLFSAIETAAIEDNGNLVIGRRALRRAMYAMENVQGVTGFLNCDVFGDCARPVFNVLQLEDVNAGLDGLKSNVKFSFSSEKKE, from the coding sequence ATGGGTAAAGGGCAGGGCAAGGTGGCGAATTTGGGCAGAGAACAGGTCCGGGGGTTTGAGCTTGCACTGGAAGACCGCGGCGGCGAAATCTTCGGCCGTAAGGTCGCTATACAAACGGAGGATACAGGATGTTCGCCCGAGGGTGGTGCAAATGCGGTGTTAAAGATCATTGCCGATCCCCAGCATATCGCTGTGTTCGGGACCACATGTTCCGGGGCGGCAGCCGCGGCATCCAAAGCGGTTTCCGCAGCCGGCCTGGTGATGATTTCCGGGAATAACAGTGCACCATTTCTGACGTCGGTGGGGGGGAAGCCCGCCCCTGACTTCCACGAAGGTTATTTCAGGACAGCGCCTAATGAGGAGAATGCAGGCAAGGCTGCAGCCACCTATGCCTATAATTATTTGAAGGTTAAAAAAGCCGCCGTCATTAATGACGGCGATATCTACACCAGGGGACTGACCCAGGGATTCTGTGCGGCCTTTGAGGCTTTAGGGGGAGAAATCGTTTTGGATACCTCGGTAAACAAGGGGGATAAGGAAATGGCACCGGTTCTGACCGCCGTTCTTAATGCCGGTGCCGGACTGCTTTTTTTCCCCCTGTTTCAGCCCGAGGGCAACCATATTCTTTTCCAGGCCAGGAAGATGACCGGATTTAAGAATGTGGTGCTAATGAGTGACGGTGCACTGATTGACCGCTCTTTTCTTGACGCTGCAGGGGAGCAGGCCCGGGGCATGTACTTTGTGGGGCCGGCAAGCCCTAATGGTTCGAAGGTTGCCCAACTGGAGGAAAAATATATCGCTGCATACGAGACGACGCCGTCGGTTCTCTATTATCTGAGCGCCTACGATGCGGCAGAACTTTTATTTTCGGCAATTGAGACGGCGGCGATAGAAGACAACGGCAATCTGGTCATTGGCCGCCGGGCACTGCGTCGGGCCATGTATGCCATGGAAAATGTCCAGGGCGTGACTGGTTTCTTGAACTGCGATGTATTCGGGGACTGCGCACGGCCGGTGTTCAATGTGCTGCAGCTGGAAGATGTGAACGCCGGGCTGGACGGCCTTAAGTCCAATGTAAAATTCAGCTTTTCTTCGGAAAAAAAGGAATAA
- a CDS encoding metallophosphoesterase family protein — MRIAVISDIHGNIEAFKTVLRDIELQAVNKIISLGDNIGYGADSEAVIQRLIASSIPSILGNHELACVNKKVYKWYIGDVKKSLDDTLSKLSPSSIDYLKGLTINLSQYQAFFVHGFWPDSVRHYLHQIPDSELLHAFGQMKESICFLGHTHRLSLVFPEDGDIQVHPLNPGLTQLEKDKKYMVNAGSVGQPRDGDPRAKYVIWDKGKYCLDIRYIDYDNQTAARKIMAAGLPFKYAQAVDPDIKK, encoded by the coding sequence ATGCGAATCGCTGTCATTTCAGACATTCATGGTAATATTGAGGCATTTAAAACGGTGCTGAGAGATATAGAACTTCAGGCGGTCAATAAAATTATTTCCCTGGGGGATAATATCGGATACGGCGCTGATTCCGAGGCGGTTATCCAGCGGCTAATCGCAAGCAGTATACCATCAATTCTTGGCAATCACGAACTGGCCTGTGTAAACAAAAAAGTGTATAAATGGTATATCGGGGATGTAAAAAAATCGCTGGATGACACCCTGTCCAAATTGTCACCATCATCTATTGACTATTTAAAGGGATTAACCATCAATCTTTCTCAATATCAGGCTTTTTTTGTCCATGGGTTCTGGCCGGATTCTGTTCGACACTATCTTCACCAAATCCCCGACTCTGAATTGCTCCATGCGTTTGGGCAGATGAAAGAATCCATCTGTTTTTTAGGGCATACCCACAGATTAAGCCTTGTTTTCCCTGAAGATGGCGACATTCAGGTTCACCCCTTAAATCCGGGGTTGACTCAGCTTGAAAAAGATAAAAAATATATGGTGAATGCCGGCAGTGTTGGCCAGCCCCGTGACGGCGACCCAAGAGCAAAATATGTAATCTGGGATAAGGGAAAATATTGTCTGGACATTCGGTATATAGACTATGACAATCAAACAGCCGCCCGAAAAATAATGGCCGCAGGCCTGCCGTTTAAATATGCCCAGGCAGTAGATCCAGACATAAAAAAATAA
- a CDS encoding transporter substrate-binding domain-containing protein gives MIHKQKKILKLNGCPQVIVFFICAVMLSGLCPGILWAGPKPLTIACYQDYPPYSHVNEQGETQGLLIDFWLLWAQKSQMAVTFVPGSLTQCLEKVKTGQADFMIGLFKSEDRSAFMDFSKSFMSVHTNLYIQEDMDIDTIEQLPANVVVGVVKDDFAVSFFQTRYPNVHVQQFPSAKAVLEDVMTGKIKAFALNFPNAVVLMAKQNSLEEFKNLKTLYTEKLRAGVAKGNKELLKKIDKGLAAMPEKEIQALYNKWGIAPKPFILKHRGLLAGAIVVLLAGCIVFGIYVFKLKSKIQDMKEDTPSLDVNEWKQLISAGENDNVEFKSSLRWSTKEEKVNKRLEAVVVKTLSAFMNSRGGTLFIGINDDGAPVGIEPDYKTFQRKPNQDGFMLKLSDLISKNMGAQSHKLIVSDIQAVAGKDVCRIQVSPSDRPVFVTDQGKEAFYIRAGASSIPLGMSQAHEYISSHW, from the coding sequence TTGATTCATAAACAAAAAAAAATACTCAAGTTAAATGGTTGCCCCCAAGTTATTGTTTTTTTTATCTGTGCGGTGATGTTATCCGGTTTATGCCCGGGCATTCTTTGGGCCGGCCCAAAGCCATTGACCATTGCCTGTTATCAAGATTACCCGCCCTATTCACATGTAAATGAGCAAGGTGAAACCCAGGGCCTGCTTATTGATTTCTGGCTGTTGTGGGCGCAGAAAAGTCAGATGGCTGTGACCTTTGTCCCAGGTTCCCTGACCCAGTGCCTGGAAAAGGTTAAAACCGGCCAGGCAGATTTCATGATCGGACTTTTCAAATCAGAAGACCGTTCCGCTTTTATGGATTTTTCCAAATCGTTTATGTCGGTACATACCAACCTTTATATTCAAGAGGACATGGACATTGATACCATTGAGCAGCTGCCTGCCAATGTTGTGGTCGGCGTGGTCAAAGATGATTTTGCCGTCTCTTTTTTCCAAACCCGATATCCGAACGTGCATGTTCAACAATTCCCCAGCGCCAAAGCAGTCCTGGAAGATGTCATGACAGGAAAAATAAAAGCCTTTGCCCTGAATTTTCCCAATGCCGTTGTGCTGATGGCTAAACAGAACTCACTCGAAGAATTCAAGAATTTAAAAACACTGTACACTGAAAAACTTAGGGCCGGTGTGGCCAAAGGCAATAAAGAACTTCTGAAAAAAATTGATAAAGGGCTGGCAGCTATGCCGGAAAAAGAGATCCAGGCCCTGTACAATAAATGGGGCATCGCCCCCAAACCCTTTATTCTGAAGCACCGGGGTCTGCTGGCAGGAGCGATTGTTGTACTGCTTGCAGGCTGCATCGTTTTCGGAATATATGTATTTAAGCTTAAGTCCAAAATTCAGGATATGAAAGAGGACACCCCATCCCTTGATGTGAATGAATGGAAACAACTCATTTCAGCCGGTGAAAACGATAACGTGGAATTCAAGTCCTCCCTTCGCTGGAGTACAAAGGAAGAAAAAGTTAATAAACGCCTGGAAGCGGTTGTGGTTAAAACCTTGTCCGCGTTTATGAATTCCCGGGGCGGCACCCTGTTCATCGGCATTAATGATGATGGCGCACCTGTGGGCATTGAACCGGATTACAAAACATTCCAGAGAAAACCCAATCAAGATGGATTTATGCTCAAGCTGTCCGATCTGATTTCCAAAAATATGGGCGCCCAGAGTCATAAGCTCATTGTGTCTGATATTCAGGCCGTGGCGGGAAAAGACGTGTGCAGAATACAAGTATCGCCTTCGGACCGTCCTGTTTTTGTTACAGATCAAGGCAAGGAAGCATTCTACATCCGTGCCGGGGCGTCGTCCATTCCCCTTGGCATGAGCCAGGCCCATGAATATATCAGCTCCCACTGGTAA
- the ilvY gene encoding HTH-type transcriptional activator IlvY, translating into MDIRTLKLFHHLAGSLHFSRTSQACNISPSALTRVIQRLEADMGKQLLIRGNRCVELTYAGQVFKKYAEDVLSRFEQLQGELSKDAILSGQLSLYCSVTAAYSILPRFIPRYRAMHPGVQIRLETGDPAQAMGRLMNRDADAVIAALPETPGIQISFLNMAVSPLVFIGAKHYPDVLVTDGKGRPDWKKFPLILADKGLSRERIDKWFVENAVVPRIYSQVTGHEAIIALVNLGFGIGLVPRLVLEKSPLYQDIVALDNMPELPAYKIALCTRNANLSNPRVRALWDIVAGVS; encoded by the coding sequence ATGGATATACGCACCCTTAAATTATTTCACCACCTGGCCGGTTCCCTGCATTTTTCCCGGACAAGCCAGGCGTGCAATATTTCGCCGTCAGCCCTGACCCGGGTAATCCAGCGTCTGGAGGCAGATATGGGAAAACAGCTTCTTATCAGGGGCAACCGCTGTGTAGAGCTGACCTATGCCGGACAGGTCTTTAAAAAATATGCCGAGGATGTACTCAGCCGCTTTGAACAGCTCCAGGGGGAATTATCAAAAGATGCCATCCTGTCCGGCCAGCTTTCCCTTTATTGCTCGGTAACCGCCGCATACAGCATCCTGCCCAGATTTATTCCCCGCTACCGGGCCATGCACCCCGGGGTGCAGATTCGCCTTGAAACAGGAGACCCTGCCCAGGCGATGGGTCGACTGATGAACCGGGATGCAGATGCGGTCATCGCAGCCCTGCCGGAAACCCCCGGCATCCAGATCAGTTTCCTGAACATGGCTGTCAGTCCCCTGGTTTTTATCGGGGCCAAACATTATCCCGATGTTCTGGTAACAGACGGCAAGGGGAGACCGGACTGGAAAAAATTCCCTTTAATTCTTGCGGACAAAGGCTTAAGCCGGGAGCGTATTGATAAGTGGTTTGTTGAAAATGCCGTAGTCCCACGCATTTATTCCCAGGTTACAGGCCATGAAGCCATTATCGCCCTGGTAAACCTGGGATTTGGAATCGGCCTTGTGCCCCGGCTGGTTCTTGAAAAAAGCCCACTTTACCAAGATATTGTTGCACTGGACAACATGCCGGAATTACCCGCTTATAAAATAGCCCTTTGCACACGGAATGCAAATCTTTCCAACCCCCGGGTCCGGGCCCTGTGGGATATCGTTGCAGGGGTGTCTTGA